The region ATTATACGATTCCTTTAATAAATGTAATCAAGTAACATTTGTTTAAGGCTTACTAAATTCTTGACATAATGAATAAACTATTATCTTTTTAGATAATAATCTTAAGGAAAATTATATATGAAAGGTAATATTAAAATAGGCTTGATTTTTATCGGGATTTTCAACCTCTAACGGTTATGTCCAAAAATCTGTTTAACCGCGATGGGGTAGCCTGTTGCGGTTTTTTTTATTGAATAGAAACCAGCCACGAACATGCACTAACTATCACAAACTAAACTTTAATAAAAAATAAAAAAGTTTGTGTAAGTTCGTGTTAGTTGGTGGCTAATAATCTTTTGGAGAAAAATATGTATAAACAAATTGATATAAAAGAAAAACCAGTAGATTTGGAAAAAAGAATTCGGAAATACTGGAAGAATAAAAATATTGCCAAAAAAAGCGAAAGTGTCCGTGAAGGCTCTCCGAAATATATCTTCTATGAAGGACCTCCAACAGCAAATGGTTTGCCAGGAATTCACCATGTGATTAGCAGAGCATTAAAAGATGTTGTTTGCCGTTATAAAACAATGTGTGGATTTCAGGTAAAAAGGAAAGCTGGCTGGGATGCTCACGGTTTGCCAGTTGAAATAGAGGTTCAGAAGGAATTAGGTTTCAATACAAAAAAGCAAATTGAAGAATATGGAATTGAAAAATTCAACCAGAAATGTCGGGAATCTGTATTTAGTTATGAAAAAGAATGGCGTGAGATGACAAATCTTTTAGGTTACTGGTTAGATATGGATAATCCATATATTACTCTCACAAACGAATACATTGAATCTGTCTGGTGGCTTTTAAATAAATTCTGGAAAAAAGGGATGATTTATGAAGACAATAAAATCGTGCCTTATTGCCCAAGTTGTGGAACACCCTTATCCAGCCATGAAGTTGCACTTGGATACCGTGAAGTAGAAGACCCATCTGTATTTGTAAAGTTTAAAGTTAAAAGTAAAAAGTTAAAAGTTAAAAACAATAATATTTATTTTCTTGCATGGACAACTACTCCGTGGACTTTGATTTCCAATGTGGCACTTGCGGTTCATCCTGACCATAAATATGTAAAAATTCAAAATGGTGAAGAGTATTTGATCTTAGCAAAAGAAAGATTGGATACAATCAAAGGTGATTATTCAATAATTGAGGAATACAAAGGTTCTGATTTAAAAAATATTGAATATGAACAATTATTCCCTTTTGTTATTCCTGATAAGAAAGCATTCTATGTAGTTTTGGGAGATTATGTTACTATGGAAGACGGAACTGGTATCGTTCATACAGCTCCCGCGTTCGGTGAAGATGACTATAAAACCGGCAAAAAATATGAATTACCTTTTATCAAACCTGTAAACGAAGAAGGTAAATTTACTAATAAAATTACAGATTGGGCTGGACTATTTGTAAAAGATGCTGATAAATATATCATCAAAGATTTAAAAGATAGAGGACTTCTTTATGATAGAACTCAGATAAAGCACACATATCCCTTCTGCTGGAGATGTAACAGCCCACTTATATACTTTGCTCGGAAATCATGGTATATAAAAACAACCGCATTTGTTGATAAAATGAAGGAAAATAATGCCAAAATCAACTGGTATCCAAAATATGTTGGCGAGAAACGGTTTGGAGATTGGCTTGATAATAATGTTGATTGGGCATTAAGTCGTGATAGATATTGGGGAACACCTCTAAATATTTGGATTTGTGAAAATTGTAAAACTCAGGATTCGCCTGATTCTATCAAAAGTTTGATAAAAAAAGGAAAGATGCATAATGGAAGTCCTGTGCCTGAAGATATTGAACTCCATCGTCCTTATGTTGATGATATTGAATTTACCTGTCCTAAATGTGGGGGGAAAATGCATCGCACACCAGAAGTAATTGATTGCTGGTTTGATTCCGGCTCAATGCCTTTTGCACAATGGCACTATCCTTTTGAGAATAACGATATATTTGACACCGAGCTTTTCCCTGCTGATTTTATAGCAGAAGGAATTGACCAGACAAGAGGCTGGTTCTATACTTTGCTTGCTATTTCAACCTTTATAAAGGGAGTTTCTTCATACAAGAGCTGTCTGGTTAATGACCTTGTTTTAGACAAGAATGGTATAAAAATGAGCAAGTCAAAAGGTAATGCGGTAGATGTATTTTATATCTTTCATAAATATGGAGCGGATGCAACTCGCTGGTATATGCTTGCAGTCAGCCCACCGTGGACACCAACAAGATTTGATGAGGAAGGAATAAAGGAAGTTAATAATAAATTCTTCGGAACTCTAAAGAATGTCCTGTCATTCTTTGTTACTTATGCAAATATTGATAATTTTGTTTACGATAATTATAAGATTGATGCCAAAAATAGACCAGAGCTTGACCGCTGGGTTATCTCAAGGCTAACTTCAATAATTAAAAGTGTAACAGAATTTAATGAAAAATTCGACCTTACTCGCTCTGTTCGTCTAATTCAAAATTTTATTATCAATGATGCAAGTAACTGGTATGTTCGTCGTATTAGAAAGCGCTGCTGGGCACCAGGAATGGAAGATGATAAAATCTCTGCATATCTGACTCTTTATGAAATACTGCTAAATGTATCTAAACTTTGTGCACCTTTTGCTCCATTTGTTTCAGAAGAAATTTTTAGAATACTTACTGAAAAAGAGAGCGTTCATCTTGAGGAATTTCCTGAATATGATGAATCACTTTCCGCCAGAGGTGGATCCTTCGGAATTAATAAAAAATTAGAACACGATATGAAAAATGTGATAGATATTGTAACTCTTGCTCGAGCAGCAAGAAATGAGGTACAGATTAAGATAAGACAGCCTTTGAGAACTCTTTATCTGCCTGAAAAATTCAAGGATGTTGTTGAACGAATGAAATCATTGGTTGTTGAAGAAATCAATATTAAAAATATTGCTTATGTTTCTGATAAAAAACAATTTATAGATTATGAAGTAAAACCAAATTATAAAGTTCTTGGACCAAAATATGGCAAGCATCTTCCCCATATTGCTGAAGCATTAAAAAATATGGATGCCAATCATATAGTTGATGAAATCAATAAAAATGGCTTTTATCATCTTGATATAGAGAATGTTGAAATCAAACTAACTGCTGAAAGTTTGGATATCATAACTCATAATAAAAAGAATTTTGTCTTTGAAGAACAAACAAATGTGTTTATCGCTCTAAATATACAACTTGATGAAGAATTGATTTTGGAAGGTTATGCAAGAGAACTGGTTAATAAAATTCAGTTTATGAGAAAAGAGAATGATTTTGATATTATGGATAGAATTAAGATCTTATATTTTTCTGCTGATGGTGAGATAAAAAGAACTTTTGAGCAGTTTGGAGATTATATTAAAAGTGAAACTTTGGCTGTGGAACTTGTTTCTCTGGATAGCTCAGATAATATGAAGAAATGGGATGTGAATGGGAAAGAAGTGTTTCTTTATTTGGAAGTGGTAAGATAGATTTAATTGTTGCTAACTGTCTACAAATTTCGCAAACTAATTTTATACATCAATCTTAACCCCCACAGGACAATGGTCTGAACCCATCACATCCTGGAATAACAAAGTATCTTTTTCTTAATTAAAATATTCTATTTTAAACGATAAATCTCTTTTCTATGACCAATGGATACAATTTCAACTCGCTTTTTCTTTTCATCAATTTCATAAAGAATTCTATAATCTCCAACTCTAATTCTATAGCCTTCTCTACCTCGCAGCTTTTTTACATTTGAAGATTTTGGGTTTTTCTTAAGAGAAAGCAACCGCTTAATTATCCTATCATGAATTTTCAAAGGTAGATGACTTAATTCCTTTTCTGCTGATCTTTTTAGATATATTTTATAATTTTGTTGTCTTATCATTTTCGTTCGGCTAGATAATCTTCCAATGGCCTTGACGGTTCATCATGACGTTGCACAAGAATCATTGTATCAATCAGGTCTTCCCTGAATTCTTTATCAACAAAGAGCTTTTCAATAAAAATATGTCGTTCTTTTTTGGGAAGACTCCTAAATGCTAACCAGAAGACATCAGCTTTTGCCTCTGAAATTTCCATTGCTTACCACCTTTAATTGTATAATTTATTCTTAAGTGAGTATTACATAGATTTGAAAATATTTATTATATTTGTTAACACTTAATATACTGAAATAAAAGTCAAGTTTTTCATCCAATTCAAAAATCAGATTTTAAATAGTAATCTCTACCCCCACAGGGCAATGGTCTGAACCCATTACATCGGATAATATAAAGGCATCTTTTAATCTATTTCTTAAGACTT is a window of Candidatus Cloacimonadota bacterium DNA encoding:
- the ileS gene encoding isoleucine--tRNA ligase, encoding MYKQIDIKEKPVDLEKRIRKYWKNKNIAKKSESVREGSPKYIFYEGPPTANGLPGIHHVISRALKDVVCRYKTMCGFQVKRKAGWDAHGLPVEIEVQKELGFNTKKQIEEYGIEKFNQKCRESVFSYEKEWREMTNLLGYWLDMDNPYITLTNEYIESVWWLLNKFWKKGMIYEDNKIVPYCPSCGTPLSSHEVALGYREVEDPSVFVKFKVKSKKLKVKNNNIYFLAWTTTPWTLISNVALAVHPDHKYVKIQNGEEYLILAKERLDTIKGDYSIIEEYKGSDLKNIEYEQLFPFVIPDKKAFYVVLGDYVTMEDGTGIVHTAPAFGEDDYKTGKKYELPFIKPVNEEGKFTNKITDWAGLFVKDADKYIIKDLKDRGLLYDRTQIKHTYPFCWRCNSPLIYFARKSWYIKTTAFVDKMKENNAKINWYPKYVGEKRFGDWLDNNVDWALSRDRYWGTPLNIWICENCKTQDSPDSIKSLIKKGKMHNGSPVPEDIELHRPYVDDIEFTCPKCGGKMHRTPEVIDCWFDSGSMPFAQWHYPFENNDIFDTELFPADFIAEGIDQTRGWFYTLLAISTFIKGVSSYKSCLVNDLVLDKNGIKMSKSKGNAVDVFYIFHKYGADATRWYMLAVSPPWTPTRFDEEGIKEVNNKFFGTLKNVLSFFVTYANIDNFVYDNYKIDAKNRPELDRWVISRLTSIIKSVTEFNEKFDLTRSVRLIQNFIINDASNWYVRRIRKRCWAPGMEDDKISAYLTLYEILLNVSKLCAPFAPFVSEEIFRILTEKESVHLEEFPEYDESLSARGGSFGINKKLEHDMKNVIDIVTLARAARNEVQIKIRQPLRTLYLPEKFKDVVERMKSLVVEEINIKNIAYVSDKKQFIDYEVKPNYKVLGPKYGKHLPHIAEALKNMDANHIVDEINKNGFYHLDIENVEIKLTAESLDIITHNKKNFVFEEQTNVFIALNIQLDEELILEGYARELVNKIQFMRKENDFDIMDRIKILYFSADGEIKRTFEQFGDYIKSETLAVELVSLDSSDNMKKWDVNGKEVFLYLEVVR
- a CDS encoding type II toxin-antitoxin system RelE/ParE family toxin, encoding MIRQQNYKIYLKRSAEKELSHLPLKIHDRIIKRLLSLKKNPKSSNVKKLRGREGYRIRVGDYRILYEIDEKKKRVEIVSIGHRKEIYRLK